One part of the Streptomyces sp. NBC_00286 genome encodes these proteins:
- the nrtL gene encoding ArgS-related anticodon-binding protein NrtL has product MTPVELSRTVLCAVRRAVDAGELSVAVPARAVVAPPGPGGCGDYATNVALQLARPAGRPPRHVAEILRPLITEAEGVASVEITGPGFLNITLDGGAEALVRDILRRGHRYGHAEEPSGQVVRLHHPCEVRAAVTGQVLARILRSQGALVHTSCEAEPDPARAEPLGVTVDTPSRPGAPAPVDVTLRPAPAFEAPAPLAVTVDTPSRPGAPAPLDVTLRPAPAFEAPAPLDITLRPTPAPNDPTLLGPDAARWALLHPAPHDRPRITADHLVQRETNPLFRVRYAHARARALSRNAADLGFGSAPSDVRPERPERPEHPTNPHHPNNSHHPNNSHHPNNSYHPDHAGPPPLLTALADYPPALATAATRRAPDHLARHLVVIADAFLRYQEVTRVLPLGDEKPSAAHRARLALAEAAGTVLAGGLTLLGIDAPEHL; this is encoded by the coding sequence GTGACCCCCGTCGAGCTCTCCCGTACCGTCCTGTGCGCCGTGCGCCGTGCCGTGGACGCCGGTGAGCTCAGTGTGGCCGTGCCCGCGCGGGCCGTGGTGGCGCCGCCGGGGCCCGGAGGGTGTGGGGACTACGCCACGAATGTCGCCCTGCAGCTGGCCCGGCCCGCCGGGCGTCCGCCGCGTCACGTCGCCGAGATCCTGCGGCCGCTCATCACCGAGGCCGAGGGCGTCGCAAGCGTCGAGATCACCGGGCCCGGCTTCCTCAACATCACGCTCGACGGTGGAGCGGAGGCCCTGGTCAGGGACATCTTGCGGCGCGGCCATCGGTACGGGCACGCCGAGGAGCCGAGCGGGCAGGTCGTGCGATTGCACCACCCCTGCGAGGTGCGGGCAGCGGTCACTGGGCAGGTGCTCGCCCGCATCCTCCGCTCACAGGGCGCCCTCGTCCACACGTCCTGCGAGGCCGAGCCGGACCCCGCACGGGCCGAACCCCTCGGAGTGACCGTCGACACCCCCAGCCGACCCGGCGCTCCCGCCCCCGTCGACGTGACCCTCCGCCCGGCACCGGCATTCGAAGCCCCCGCCCCCCTCGCCGTGACCGTCGACACCCCCAGCCGACCCGGCGCTCCCGCCCCTCTCGACGTGACCCTCCGCCCGGCACCGGCATTCGAAGCCCCCGCCCCCCTCGACATAACCCTCCGCCCCACACCCGCCCCCAACGACCCCACCCTCCTAGGCCCCGACGCCGCCCGCTGGGCCCTTCTCCACCCCGCTCCCCACGACCGGCCCCGTATCACCGCCGACCACCTCGTGCAGCGCGAGACCAACCCCCTCTTCCGGGTCCGTTACGCGCACGCCCGCGCCCGAGCCCTCAGCCGCAACGCCGCTGACCTGGGCTTCGGCAGCGCCCCCAGCGACGTACGCCCAGAACGCCCAGAACGCCCAGAACACCCCACCAACCCGCACCACCCCAACAACTCGCACCACCCCAACAACTCGCACCACCCCAACAACTCGTACCACCCCGATCACGCGGGCCCACCCCCCCTCCTCACCGCCCTCGCCGACTACCCCCCGGCCCTCGCCACCGCAGCCACCCGCCGCGCCCCCGACCACCTGGCCCGCCACCTCGTCGTCATCGCCGACGCCTTCCTCCGCTACCAGGAGGTCACCCGCGTCCTCCCCCTCGGTGACGAGAAACCCTCGGCCGCCCACCGGGCCCGGCTGGCGCTTGCCGAAGCCGCCGGGACGGTGCTGGCCGGCGGCCTGACCCTGCTCGGCATCGACGCACCCGAACACCTCTGA
- a CDS encoding response regulator, whose product MPGASGRVLVVDDNKVIRQLIRVNLELEGFEVVTAADGAECLDVVHHVRPDVVTLDVVMPRLDGLRTASRLRADPRTRNLPLAVVSACSQYEVESGLDVGVDAFLAKPFEPAELVQVVRQLMERRGGGRQGGGASLGSPLGPSGPTGGTERAERAGRAGG is encoded by the coding sequence GTGCCAGGCGCGTCGGGTCGGGTGCTTGTTGTGGACGACAACAAGGTCATCCGGCAGTTGATCAGGGTCAACCTCGAGCTGGAGGGCTTCGAGGTCGTGACCGCGGCTGACGGTGCCGAGTGTCTGGATGTCGTTCATCACGTGCGGCCCGATGTCGTCACCCTCGACGTGGTGATGCCCAGGCTCGACGGGCTGCGCACCGCCTCCCGGCTCCGTGCCGATCCGCGGACCCGGAATCTGCCCCTCGCCGTCGTGAGCGCCTGTTCGCAGTACGAGGTCGAGAGTGGGCTCGATGTGGGGGTGGACGCCTTTCTGGCCAAGCCCTTCGAGCCTGCCGAACTCGTCCAAGTCGTACGGCAGTTGATGGAGCGGCGAGGGGGTGGGCGGCAAGGTGGTGGAGCGTCCCTCGGGAGTCCGCTCGGGCCTTCGGGACCCACCGGCGGGACCGAGCGCGCGGAGCGTGCGGGGCGCGCCGGCGGTTGA
- a CDS encoding tyrosine-type recombinase/integrase, which yields MKSLDVKVWGVRKRNTKKPSYDVRWIVAGNVCSEQFRTKGLADNYRSKLLRAMRDGEEFDTATGLPDSMVEKAPSMTWYAFALKYLAMKWPHAAPNTRDGINEALTAVTVALLDDRPGRPADNLLRKALRNWAFVLPGPDDRELPTEIANTLHWVAKASRPLSDLTDAALGRAVLDSLKLKLDGTAAAAETVRRKRRTLVNAMHYAVDLGEFKENPITAVRWKKPKVVKEVDPRVVANPEQACALLTAISYVGGYGRARGRRLVGLFACMYYGAFRPAEAVGLKEADLKLPETGWGTALLNRTRPSVGKRWTDSGETHDDRGLKNRPVEEVRPVPIPPQLVAILRDHLDTFGAAQDGRLFTNERGGVVGSSTYYRVWQEARALALPPAVFASPLAARPYDLRHSALSTWLNSGVDATEVAERAGNSVEVLLSRYAKCIDGRQEIANRKIEELLREYE from the coding sequence ATGAAGTCACTCGACGTAAAGGTCTGGGGCGTTCGGAAGAGGAACACCAAGAAACCGTCCTATGACGTCAGGTGGATCGTTGCCGGGAACGTGTGCTCCGAGCAATTCCGCACCAAGGGACTTGCCGACAACTACCGTTCCAAGCTGCTCCGTGCAATGCGCGATGGCGAGGAATTCGACACGGCGACTGGGCTGCCTGACTCGATGGTCGAAAAGGCGCCCTCCATGACGTGGTACGCGTTCGCGCTGAAGTACCTCGCCATGAAGTGGCCGCACGCTGCACCAAACACACGCGACGGGATCAACGAGGCGTTGACCGCTGTCACGGTGGCTCTCCTCGACGACCGTCCCGGACGGCCAGCCGACAATCTGCTCAGGAAGGCGCTTCGCAACTGGGCCTTTGTCCTCCCCGGCCCTGATGACCGCGAGTTGCCGACAGAGATCGCGAACACGCTGCACTGGGTGGCCAAGGCGTCGCGTCCGCTCTCGGACCTCACTGATGCAGCACTCGGCCGCGCCGTTCTCGACTCCCTGAAACTCAAGCTCGACGGAACGGCGGCTGCGGCGGAAACCGTACGGCGCAAGCGGCGGACGCTGGTCAACGCGATGCACTATGCGGTGGATCTCGGTGAGTTCAAAGAGAATCCGATCACTGCGGTTCGCTGGAAGAAACCGAAGGTGGTCAAGGAAGTAGATCCCCGAGTCGTGGCCAACCCCGAACAGGCTTGCGCTCTGCTGACTGCGATCTCGTACGTTGGTGGATATGGCCGTGCGCGTGGCCGTCGACTCGTCGGGCTGTTCGCCTGCATGTATTACGGCGCCTTTCGCCCGGCTGAGGCTGTCGGCCTCAAAGAGGCGGACCTGAAGCTGCCGGAAACGGGTTGGGGAACCGCTCTGCTGAACCGCACTCGCCCCAGTGTCGGCAAGCGATGGACCGACTCGGGAGAGACGCACGATGACCGCGGGCTCAAGAACCGGCCCGTCGAAGAGGTCCGGCCCGTACCGATCCCGCCCCAGCTCGTGGCGATCCTCCGGGACCACCTCGACACCTTCGGCGCTGCGCAGGACGGGCGGCTGTTTACCAACGAGCGCGGGGGAGTGGTCGGCTCGTCGACGTACTACCGCGTCTGGCAGGAGGCTCGCGCACTGGCACTCCCGCCGGCCGTTTTCGCCTCGCCGCTCGCTGCCCGCCCGTACGACCTGCGGCACTCGGCGCTGTCGACCTGGCTCAACTCCGGCGTCGACGCGACCGAGGTTGCCGAGCGTGCGGGGAACAGCGTCGAGGTCCTGCTGAGCCGCTACGCGAAGTGCATCGACGGACGACAGGAGATCGCCAACCGCAAGATCGAGGAGCTGTTGCGCGAGTACGAGTGA
- a CDS encoding helix-turn-helix transcriptional regulator, whose translation MTVPEILAELKGVSRRTFYRWRELGQAPQAFKLPNGELRVWRSDFMAWLNSRERAAA comes from the coding sequence ATGACCGTTCCGGAAATCCTTGCTGAGCTCAAGGGAGTCTCACGACGGACCTTCTATCGCTGGCGCGAATTGGGGCAGGCTCCTCAGGCTTTCAAGCTGCCCAATGGTGAACTGCGGGTGTGGCGGAGCGACTTCATGGCGTGGCTGAACAGCCGAGAGAGGGCAGCGGCATGA
- the repSA gene encoding replication initiator protein RepSA, whose protein sequence is MTDTATIAGLAPDTLADMLRVAGTPGFDRWQDQIKRTGGCADPIHLTGWTLTKDKTTGETLHRYSTEHEPGGRLRIACGNRRASRCPACAWTYAGDTYHLIRAGLAGDDRYEIPATVRERPRVFATFTAPSFGPVHNRPGNRPCRCGARHAEDDPALGTALDPATYDYAGAVLFNNHAGDLWHRFVKRLRREIAARAGITQRELADTARVSYGKVAEFQKRGAVHFHAVIRLDGPDGPDDPPPSWATVELLTDAIRAAAVHRYASVSVPAAGDEPARTFQWGAQLDIRPVKAFGDGSDLTEQAVASYVAKYATKAAENTGTLDRPIGNREAAVLLGVPDHARRLIDACFDLEPLYPDRRLRAWAHMLGFRGHFSSKSRRYSTTLGALRQTRADYRAGQERQTLGLDGTEPDTVLVLTSWQYAGHGHTPGESALAASIARDLQLNRETAREALRDELTLEGEPA, encoded by the coding sequence GTGACCGACACCGCCACTATCGCGGGCCTGGCCCCGGACACCCTCGCCGACATGCTGCGGGTGGCCGGGACTCCGGGCTTCGACCGCTGGCAAGACCAGATCAAGCGCACCGGCGGCTGCGCCGACCCCATCCACCTCACCGGCTGGACCCTCACCAAGGACAAGACGACCGGTGAGACGCTGCACCGCTACAGCACCGAGCACGAGCCGGGCGGCCGGCTGCGCATCGCCTGCGGCAACCGCCGCGCGTCCCGCTGTCCGGCCTGCGCCTGGACGTACGCCGGGGACACCTACCACCTCATCCGGGCCGGACTCGCCGGCGACGACCGTTACGAGATCCCGGCCACCGTGCGGGAGCGTCCCCGCGTCTTCGCCACCTTCACCGCCCCCTCGTTCGGTCCGGTCCACAACCGGCCCGGCAACCGCCCCTGCCGCTGCGGCGCCCGGCATGCGGAGGACGATCCCGCCCTCGGCACCGCGCTCGACCCGGCCACCTACGACTACGCGGGCGCGGTGCTGTTCAACAACCACGCCGGGGACCTGTGGCACCGCTTCGTCAAGCGGCTGCGCCGGGAGATCGCCGCACGGGCCGGCATCACCCAACGCGAACTCGCCGACACCGCACGGGTCTCGTACGGCAAGGTCGCCGAGTTCCAAAAGCGCGGCGCGGTCCACTTCCACGCCGTGATCCGCCTCGACGGACCGGACGGCCCCGACGATCCGCCGCCGTCCTGGGCCACCGTGGAACTCCTCACCGATGCGATCCGAGCCGCTGCGGTGCACCGGTACGCCTCGGTGTCCGTGCCCGCTGCCGGTGACGAGCCGGCTCGTACCTTCCAGTGGGGCGCTCAGCTCGACATCCGGCCGGTGAAGGCGTTCGGCGACGGCTCCGACCTCACGGAGCAGGCGGTGGCCTCCTACGTCGCCAAGTACGCCACCAAAGCCGCCGAGAACACCGGTACTCTCGACCGGCCGATCGGCAACCGGGAGGCGGCCGTCTTGCTCGGCGTGCCCGACCATGCCCGCCGGCTCATCGACGCCTGCTTTGACCTCGAACCGCTCTACCCGGACCGGCGGCTACGTGCTTGGGCTCACATGCTGGGCTTTCGCGGGCACTTTTCCTCCAAGTCCCGCCGCTACTCCACCACCCTCGGCGCGCTCCGGCAGACCCGAGCCGACTACCGCGCCGGCCAGGAACGCCAAACGCTCGGCCTCGACGGCACCGAGCCGGACACCGTGCTCGTGCTCACCTCCTGGCAGTACGCAGGACACGGCCACACCCCCGGCGAATCCGCTCTCGCGGCGTCCATTGCCCGCGATCTCCAGCTCAACCGCGAAACCGCCCGCGAAGCCCTACGTGACGAACTCACCTTGGAAGGAGAACCGGCGTGA
- a CDS encoding SAM-dependent methyltransferase, whose product MSDVRLSVLDLFCCQGGAGKGYADAGFDVTGIDLAPQPRYPFRFIQADAIDYVREHGAKFDFIHASPPCQFDSDCQRLQGNTHPDLIGPTRAALEATGRPFVIENVRGALPKLRTPVLLCGGMFGLATYRHRYFETGGGFAFVQPRHLRHTAPQAKMGRPVPPGHYGQFIGNFSGVPLARTVMGVPWMNRDGIRECIPPAYTEHLGRAFLTSRLEVAA is encoded by the coding sequence GTGTCTGATGTCCGTCTCAGCGTCCTGGATCTGTTCTGCTGCCAGGGCGGTGCCGGCAAGGGCTACGCCGACGCCGGATTCGACGTCACCGGCATCGACCTCGCCCCGCAGCCCCGCTACCCGTTCCGGTTCATCCAGGCCGACGCGATCGACTACGTCCGCGAACACGGCGCCAAATTCGACTTCATCCACGCCTCACCGCCCTGCCAGTTCGACAGCGACTGCCAGCGACTCCAGGGCAACACCCACCCCGACCTGATCGGCCCGACCCGCGCCGCGCTGGAAGCGACCGGACGACCCTTCGTCATCGAAAACGTCCGGGGCGCGCTGCCCAAGCTCCGTACACCGGTGCTGCTGTGCGGCGGCATGTTCGGTCTGGCCACCTACCGGCACCGCTACTTCGAGACCGGCGGCGGCTTCGCCTTCGTCCAGCCCCGCCACCTGCGGCACACCGCACCGCAGGCCAAGATGGGCCGCCCCGTCCCGCCCGGCCACTACGGCCAGTTCATCGGCAACTTCTCCGGCGTCCCCCTCGCCCGCACCGTGATGGGCGTGCCGTGGATGAACCGCGACGGCATCCGCGAGTGCATCCCCCCGGCCTACACCGAGCACCTTGGCCGAGCCTTTCTTACCTCCCGTTTGGAGGTGGCCGCGTGA
- a CDS encoding SpdD-like protein: MFQPRIPVNPTPTAQVVPVVTPTAIEHHPGASAPCGCSHHIPAPAAPEPSRPAVQLTPGGVVAVAGAGVAVVLVVGAVLVSMLLAVAITGASLAICALVIRSLITTDAKRR; the protein is encoded by the coding sequence ATGTTCCAGCCCCGTATCCCGGTCAACCCCACCCCGACCGCTCAGGTTGTGCCGGTGGTCACCCCGACCGCCATCGAGCACCACCCCGGAGCGTCGGCCCCTTGCGGCTGCTCGCACCACATCCCGGCCCCCGCGGCCCCGGAGCCGTCCCGGCCCGCCGTTCAGCTCACGCCCGGCGGCGTCGTGGCGGTGGCCGGTGCCGGTGTCGCCGTGGTCCTGGTCGTCGGCGCGGTTCTGGTCTCCATGTTGCTGGCCGTGGCCATCACCGGCGCCTCGCTCGCTATCTGCGCCCTGGTCATCCGCTCCCTGATCACCACCGACGCGAAGCGACGCTGA
- a CDS encoding mobile element transfer protein → MGLYQIWRELHRVGKVTVGTAHGRQGQIKYVAACAAENCGWGAEYDDVSPAMIAAQGHRCPVR, encoded by the coding sequence ATGGGCCTTTACCAGATCTGGCGCGAGTTGCACCGCGTCGGCAAGGTCACCGTCGGCACCGCCCACGGACGCCAGGGACAGATCAAATACGTCGCCGCCTGCGCCGCCGAGAACTGCGGCTGGGGCGCCGAGTACGACGACGTCAGCCCCGCCATGATCGCCGCCCAGGGCCACCGCTGCCCGGTCCGCTGA
- a CDS encoding DUF2637 domain-containing protein — MTRSIRPDAVLVQAVIAGALSFAHLHDLAAAAGQDGWKAWAYPISVDLLLVAAWRRLRSDGPSRLAWCWFLIALVASLGANVATAGFLDLEHPPAWLRFGVAGWPALAFLGGTLLAHSPTTGAWTPTPPTPNAPSPAPDIEPDPPPEPQAAPLTAAEDVPALPAADPEPVPPVPAALVAHARKVADDHHARTGSHIDTDTLRARLGVPASMADAIAAQLT; from the coding sequence ATGACCCGCTCGATCCGCCCGGACGCCGTGCTCGTACAGGCCGTGATTGCCGGGGCCCTGTCCTTCGCCCACCTGCACGACCTGGCCGCCGCCGCCGGGCAAGACGGCTGGAAGGCCTGGGCCTACCCGATCAGCGTTGACCTGCTCTTGGTCGCCGCATGGCGTCGGCTGCGCTCGGATGGCCCGTCCCGGCTGGCCTGGTGCTGGTTCCTGATCGCCCTGGTCGCTTCGCTCGGCGCGAACGTCGCCACCGCCGGATTTCTCGACCTCGAACACCCCCCGGCCTGGCTGCGGTTCGGCGTCGCCGGCTGGCCCGCGCTGGCCTTCCTCGGCGGCACGCTGCTGGCCCACTCGCCCACGACCGGTGCATGGACGCCGACACCGCCGACGCCCAACGCTCCGAGCCCCGCACCCGACATCGAGCCGGACCCTCCCCCCGAGCCGCAAGCCGCACCGCTGACCGCCGCCGAGGACGTCCCGGCTCTGCCCGCCGCCGATCCCGAGCCGGTTCCGCCGGTTCCGGCCGCGCTGGTCGCGCACGCCCGCAAGGTCGCCGACGACCACCACGCCCGCACCGGATCCCACATCGACACCGACACCCTGCGCGCCCGTCTCGGCGTGCCCGCCTCGATGGCAGACGCCATCGCAGCTCAGCTCACCTGA
- a CDS encoding FtsK/SpoIIIE domain-containing protein, with the protein MTRVLIALAIVAGLALLLKWRRPAWYWLTFGIAFSVLRIRLRYAAVMDACHLTVPASRWRLALARWSKRPAPQQRVPRLLWIKPTRTGVRLRIKMWPGQDAFEFSAAADRLRHSFAVHQVTSREIKPGVIEITLTGYDVLKHVQMPAKTGRGLLRIPVALVEDGSVHYRDYREVPHSVTVGATQSGKSVFQRTVIKELAAQRVALVGIDCKTIELSPFARRLSALADNPDDAADLLEALVSRMAGIYDVIRREQRISADTPDAEIAANIWDLPEALRPVPIVVTIDEIAELAMSSKRNDPRRDRIITALIRLAQLGRAAGIFLDLYGQRFGSELGDGITMLRAQLTGRTVHRVNDESTAKMAFGDISPHAVFAATQIPNTRRGMAVVGYSTGEWTRIRTPHTSMRQAVSACNRYAHLTPELPELARFRPVVDLAPVEAPAVAEAA; encoded by the coding sequence ATGACGCGAGTACTGATCGCGCTGGCGATCGTGGCCGGGCTGGCACTGCTGCTGAAGTGGCGCCGCCCCGCCTGGTACTGGCTGACCTTCGGCATCGCGTTCTCCGTCCTGCGCATACGGCTGCGGTATGCGGCCGTGATGGACGCCTGCCACCTGACCGTTCCGGCCTCCCGGTGGCGGCTGGCACTGGCCCGCTGGTCCAAGCGGCCGGCTCCGCAGCAGCGGGTGCCCCGACTGCTGTGGATCAAGCCGACACGGACCGGGGTCCGGCTGCGGATCAAGATGTGGCCCGGCCAGGACGCGTTCGAGTTCTCCGCCGCCGCCGACCGGCTGCGCCACTCCTTCGCCGTCCACCAGGTCACCTCACGCGAGATCAAACCGGGCGTCATCGAGATCACCCTGACCGGCTACGACGTGCTCAAGCACGTCCAGATGCCCGCCAAGACCGGCCGTGGCCTGCTGCGCATCCCGGTCGCGCTGGTGGAGGACGGCAGCGTCCACTACCGCGACTACCGGGAGGTGCCGCACTCGGTGACGGTCGGCGCCACCCAGTCCGGCAAGTCCGTCTTCCAGCGCACCGTGATCAAAGAACTGGCCGCACAACGCGTGGCGCTGGTCGGCATCGACTGCAAGACGATCGAACTGAGCCCGTTCGCCCGTCGGCTGTCCGCGCTGGCCGACAACCCCGACGATGCGGCCGATCTCCTCGAAGCGCTCGTGTCGAGGATGGCGGGCATCTACGACGTGATTCGCCGTGAGCAGCGGATCAGCGCGGACACCCCGGATGCGGAGATCGCCGCGAACATCTGGGACCTGCCCGAAGCGCTGCGCCCGGTGCCGATCGTGGTCACGATCGACGAGATCGCCGAACTCGCCATGAGCAGCAAGCGGAACGATCCGCGCCGGGACCGGATCATCACCGCCCTGATCCGCCTCGCCCAGCTCGGCCGCGCGGCCGGCATCTTCCTGGACCTCTACGGGCAGCGCTTCGGCTCCGAACTCGGCGACGGCATCACCATGCTGCGCGCCCAGTTGACCGGTCGGACCGTGCACCGCGTCAACGACGAGTCCACCGCCAAGATGGCCTTCGGGGACATCTCCCCGCACGCGGTGTTCGCCGCTACCCAGATCCCCAACACGCGCCGGGGCATGGCCGTGGTCGGCTACTCCACCGGTGAATGGACCCGCATCCGCACCCCGCACACCTCTATGCGGCAAGCCGTGTCCGCCTGCAACCGGTACGCGCACCTGACCCCAGAACTGCCGGAGTTGGCCCGCTTCAGGCCGGTGGTTGATCTCGCGCCCGTCGAGGCGCCTGCGGTGGCCGAAGCCGCCTGA
- a CDS encoding SCO3933 family regulatory protein, whose amino-acid sequence MRQIPVDTNGATLMVAQPPQVKMRDKRNGVIATDGDNGPKLMTVDVLFVMNGNAEVVTITVAEPDISGELEMGTPVALTGLIARPWENEFNGQKRHGISFRAVAVTSLAAGASKPKAA is encoded by the coding sequence ATGCGTCAGATCCCCGTCGACACGAACGGCGCGACCCTGATGGTCGCCCAGCCTCCGCAGGTCAAGATGCGTGACAAGCGCAACGGCGTGATCGCCACCGATGGCGACAACGGACCGAAGCTGATGACCGTCGACGTGCTGTTCGTGATGAACGGCAACGCCGAGGTCGTGACCATCACGGTCGCCGAGCCGGACATCTCCGGTGAGCTGGAGATGGGTACCCCGGTGGCGCTCACCGGGCTGATCGCCCGGCCGTGGGAGAACGAGTTCAACGGCCAGAAGCGGCACGGCATCAGCTTCCGCGCGGTCGCGGTCACCTCGCTCGCGGCCGGCGCATCGAAGCCGAAGGCGGCCTGA
- a CDS encoding winged helix-turn-helix domain-containing protein, with protein sequence MAEFTGRAAYLQIADEIKQRIHDGKLSPGDKIPSEATLMTDHSVSRTVARQAISRLREDGYVISHQGKGSFVAVPSEDRERRSPEFTQITEHLDEVLRDVRKLTARMDQLEELVRQQGPKS encoded by the coding sequence ATGGCCGAGTTCACCGGACGCGCGGCGTACTTGCAGATCGCCGACGAGATCAAGCAACGGATCCACGATGGGAAGTTGTCCCCTGGAGACAAGATCCCGTCAGAGGCGACCTTGATGACGGATCACAGCGTCTCCCGCACCGTCGCCCGGCAAGCGATCTCGCGACTCCGTGAGGACGGTTACGTGATATCCCACCAGGGCAAGGGCAGCTTCGTCGCCGTGCCGTCGGAAGACCGCGAGCGGCGAAGCCCCGAGTTCACGCAGATCACGGAGCACCTGGACGAAGTCCTCCGGGACGTCCGGAAGTTGACGGCTCGGATGGATCAACTTGAGGAGCTTGTGCGTCAGCAGGGGCCAAAGTCCTAG
- a CDS encoding helix-turn-helix domain-containing protein: MTTNLTIGERVAWYRRRRGISQEVLAGRIGRTVDWLSKAENNRLELDRLSVIKSLADALDVSLGDLLAEPTLMDWTPDSGTRTVPALRSALMNYRQLTPLLGVPTEGEPTPLGELRTNVIEVWEAYQDSRFGFATHRLPLLLTDALIAAQSYDGQEQETAHDLTALTYQGAAMVLTKLGETDLAWIAADRGLNSAQQTGNPVVTGSLFRSVAHCLLSNGRFGAAVQLVSDAADYLRPQLDRVDVSPGFLSIYGTLFLTGSMAAARADDRAATRDFLDQADRVAQQLGADANHMWTAFGPTNVAIHRVATAAELGDVQVAMDLGPEIDTSGLPTERRTRHNIEVARALSLSNRTDDALATLLEAESWAPEQVRSHYLARELVLTWVRNQRGRPSPSLADLAQRLHVV, translated from the coding sequence ATGACAACGAACCTGACGATCGGCGAGCGAGTCGCTTGGTACCGCCGACGGCGCGGAATCTCCCAAGAAGTTCTGGCCGGCAGGATCGGCCGTACGGTCGACTGGCTGAGCAAGGCCGAGAACAACCGCTTGGAGCTGGACCGACTGTCGGTCATCAAGTCCCTGGCGGACGCCCTGGACGTGTCCCTTGGCGATCTGCTTGCCGAACCGACGCTCATGGACTGGACGCCCGACAGCGGCACGCGCACCGTACCCGCCCTGCGATCAGCGCTTATGAACTACCGGCAGCTCACTCCGTTGTTGGGCGTGCCGACCGAGGGCGAGCCGACGCCGCTCGGTGAACTGCGTACGAACGTGATCGAGGTCTGGGAGGCGTACCAAGACTCCCGGTTCGGCTTCGCGACCCACCGCCTGCCTCTTCTTCTGACGGATGCGCTCATCGCGGCGCAGTCGTACGACGGCCAAGAGCAGGAGACAGCCCATGATCTCACCGCCCTGACCTACCAGGGCGCGGCCATGGTGCTCACCAAGCTCGGCGAAACTGACCTTGCATGGATCGCTGCCGACCGTGGACTTAACTCGGCTCAGCAGACGGGGAATCCGGTCGTGACCGGGTCTCTGTTCCGATCAGTCGCTCACTGCCTGCTCTCCAACGGCCGGTTCGGTGCAGCCGTCCAACTCGTCAGCGACGCAGCCGACTACCTTCGTCCCCAGCTCGACCGAGTAGACGTGTCGCCGGGGTTCCTGTCGATCTACGGAACGCTCTTCCTCACCGGATCGATGGCCGCCGCCCGCGCCGATGATCGCGCAGCTACCCGAGACTTCCTCGACCAGGCCGATCGCGTCGCCCAGCAGCTCGGCGCTGACGCCAATCACATGTGGACCGCATTCGGGCCGACCAACGTCGCAATCCACCGCGTCGCCACGGCTGCCGAGCTGGGAGACGTGCAAGTCGCGATGGATCTCGGACCGGAGATCGACACCAGCGGTCTACCGACCGAGCGTCGTACACGGCACAACATCGAAGTAGCCCGCGCGCTGAGCCTCAGCAACCGCACAGACGACGCGCTCGCCACGCTGCTCGAAGCCGAGAGCTGGGCCCCTGAACAGGTGCGCAGCCACTATCTCGCCCGTGAACTGGTCCTGACATGGGTGCGGAACCAGCGGGGCCGGCCAAGCCCGAGTCTTGCCGACCTGGCCCAGCGCTTGCACGTCGTATGA
- a CDS encoding NUDIX hydrolase: MAANEHEAKMAHPRVAAGALFFDQAGRVLMVEPSYKDYWDIPGGYVETGESPLQAAAREVREELGITPRLGRLLAVDWAPNRSEGDKILYLFEGSRLTPEDLARITLQPDELTSFAFLAPAEINERTIPRLARRIHAAIDARTAAAPVYLEHGQTPDPAAA, translated from the coding sequence ATGGCAGCCAACGAGCACGAAGCGAAGATGGCGCATCCGCGTGTGGCCGCGGGTGCGCTCTTCTTTGATCAGGCCGGACGCGTCCTCATGGTCGAGCCGTCCTACAAGGACTACTGGGACATCCCCGGCGGGTACGTGGAGACAGGCGAGTCCCCGTTGCAAGCTGCCGCGCGCGAGGTGCGCGAAGAGCTGGGGATCACTCCACGTCTGGGCCGACTCCTTGCCGTCGACTGGGCCCCGAACAGAAGCGAAGGCGACAAGATCCTGTACCTCTTCGAGGGGAGCCGGCTCACGCCCGAGGACTTGGCCAGGATCACCCTCCAACCGGACGAGCTGACGAGCTTCGCGTTCCTCGCGCCCGCAGAGATCAACGAGCGCACCATCCCGCGACTTGCCCGACGCATCCATGCGGCGATCGATGCCCGCACGGCCGCAGCTCCGGTCTATCTCGAACACGGCCAGACGCCTGATCCGGCTGCCGCATAG